The following are encoded in a window of Dehalococcoidia bacterium genomic DNA:
- a CDS encoding NAD-dependent epimerase/dehydratase family protein, with protein MVKKKVLLTGASGSMGGEAFKELLRRRDRYDTVLLLRPSKKNRKAFAKYEGQEGLTIVWGDLCNFNDVLQAVNGVDHVLHPAAFISPAADYNPPMCRKINTGGTENIVEAIKRQPDNGDNVRLVSIGSVAEYGDRLPPVQWMKVGDPLQPSVGDYYATTKMGAERAVIESGLRYWAIMRQTFIAIPAVFSLMDPIMYHQPLNTHIELITGEDAGYGLVQTMECPDDFYGRVYNMGGGPSCRMLYSDYLREFMKIFGLGDYRKILPRNWFAIRNFHCGWYEDSWILNKYLGHWRQSFEDQLKQVEGAAPWYLKHGGKLAPAFIVRAFMKRMADPLKWIKSNDKEKICAFFGSRQAWENIPGWDEYVVEEEDKERQTREDPLTKEYTLVDMQALANSRGGKCLSTEYTDIKSKLNWKCGFGHDFDGTPRLILSGHWCPECVPPPWNWDAVARVDPAIADFYYHNHDKDESQCVEYLYCPHE; from the coding sequence ATGGTAAAGAAAAAGGTGCTTCTGACCGGCGCATCGGGCTCTATGGGCGGTGAAGCCTTCAAAGAGCTACTCAGGAGAAGAGATCGCTACGACACCGTGCTTCTGCTCAGACCCTCCAAGAAAAACAGGAAGGCCTTTGCCAAGTATGAGGGGCAGGAAGGATTGACGATAGTGTGGGGAGACCTATGCAACTTCAATGACGTCCTGCAGGCGGTTAACGGAGTAGATCACGTCCTCCATCCGGCAGCGTTCATCTCCCCGGCGGCGGATTACAACCCGCCAATGTGTAGAAAGATAAATACAGGGGGCACCGAAAATATCGTTGAAGCGATCAAGAGGCAGCCAGACAATGGCGACAATGTCCGGCTGGTAAGCATCGGGTCCGTCGCCGAATACGGAGACCGCCTTCCACCGGTTCAATGGATGAAGGTCGGCGACCCCCTCCAACCAAGCGTTGGTGACTACTACGCCACAACGAAAATGGGTGCGGAGAGAGCGGTTATAGAATCGGGCTTAAGATACTGGGCCATAATGCGGCAGACCTTTATCGCCATCCCTGCTGTATTCTCTCTTATGGATCCCATCATGTACCACCAGCCCCTCAATACCCACATCGAACTTATAACCGGCGAGGACGCAGGATACGGGCTGGTCCAGACCATGGAGTGCCCCGATGATTTCTACGGCAGGGTATACAATATGGGAGGTGGCCCCTCATGCAGGATGCTCTATAGCGACTATCTAAGGGAATTCATGAAAATCTTCGGTCTGGGGGATTACCGAAAGATACTGCCCCGCAACTGGTTCGCTATAAGGAACTTCCACTGTGGCTGGTATGAGGACAGCTGGATCCTCAACAAGTACCTGGGGCACTGGCGGCAGTCATTCGAGGACCAGTTGAAGCAAGTGGAAGGTGCCGCCCCGTGGTATTTGAAACATGGTGGAAAGCTCGCCCCTGCTTTCATAGTGAGAGCATTTATGAAGAGAATGGCGGACCCATTGAAATGGATAAAAAGCAACGATAAAGAGAAGATCTGCGCCTTTTTTGGCAGCCGCCAGGCGTGGGAGAACATCCCCGGCTGGGACGAGTATGTTGTTGAAGAAGAGGACAAGGAACGGCAAACCAGGGAAGACCCTCTAACCAAAGAGTATACGCTAGTAGATATGCAGGCGCTGGCTAATTCAAGGGGCGGCAAGTGCCTGTCAACGGAGTATACCGATATAAAATCGAAGCTCAACTGGAAATGCGGCTTCGGACACGATTTTGATGGTACCCCCAGGCTTATTCTATCAGGGCACTGGTGCCCTGAGTGTGTGCCCCCGCCGTGGAACTGGGATGCCGTCGCCAGGGTCGACCCTGCCATAGCCGATTTCTATTACCACAACCACGATAAAGACGAATCTCAATGTGTTGAGTATTTATACTGCCCCCACGAATGA
- a CDS encoding rhomboid family intramembrane serine protease encodes MPYTSYRRYAEAPILFLIALNVVLYIATLADPDLLYTLGLQPSTWMERPWTLITNLFVHGGLWHIAANMLTLYFFGRYLCMMVGDARFLTLYFLGGIAGNFLYILLSSSNAWVIGASGAIFAIAGALTVMAPKMRVFIFPIPAPLPLWVAVIGGFVVLSFFPNVAWQGHLGGLAIGLAAGYFFKSRKRNMPFFR; translated from the coding sequence ATGCCTTACACAAGCTATCGCCGTTATGCCGAGGCCCCCATACTTTTCCTGATAGCCTTAAACGTCGTACTATATATAGCGACACTTGCCGACCCTGACCTCCTCTACACCCTCGGCCTGCAGCCGTCAACCTGGATGGAAAGGCCCTGGACCTTAATAACCAACCTCTTCGTCCACGGTGGCCTATGGCACATCGCAGCCAACATGCTAACCCTGTACTTTTTCGGAAGGTACCTCTGCATGATGGTCGGAGACGCCCGGTTCCTCACCCTTTACTTCCTCGGCGGGATAGCGGGCAACTTCCTTTACATACTGCTGTCCTCATCCAACGCCTGGGTTATAGGCGCATCCGGGGCCATCTTTGCCATAGCCGGGGCACTTACCGTGATGGCACCGAAGATGAGAGTTTTTATATTCCCCATACCGGCCCCCCTCCCCCTATGGGTAGCGGTCATCGGCGGCTTCGTCGTGCTCTCCTTTTTCCCCAACGTGGCGTGGCAGGGTCACCTCGGCGGCCTCGCCATAGGCCTGGCAGCGGGCTATTTCTTCAAAAGTCGCAAGCGTAACATGCCGTTCTTCCGCTAG
- a CDS encoding GIY-YIG nuclease family protein — MRRERSNIDYPMWRKKVDKSLFEYNGTTIPNWVCKLWGIPELFKHTSHKRSTGVDVTIKYINKKYDGWVKIVTYEQARSTVYQLFFDEELSLKLKNTFLMSYMRSLEQKLSTEDNTDVEDSIPFWEFLDIEYDQDEKQFRFVSYYTQKPSFPNLFKRLIGSPAIKQISDELEDKGSDRIYKQDWRQREELQYELGAGNVIYMLLDTEQRLLYIGEAQDLIERLSRPYPSIKDWNYFRYDVLPDSLSRFRVQIERMMIRDFATLIRNKSKVDYISDFSDYKLANDKIDR; from the coding sequence ATGAGACGTGAAAGATCGAATATAGACTACCCAATGTGGCGGAAGAAAGTCGATAAGTCTTTGTTCGAATACAATGGGACGACAATTCCTAATTGGGTTTGCAAACTGTGGGGGATACCTGAGCTTTTTAAGCATACCTCCCACAAACGTAGTACAGGCGTAGACGTGACCATAAAGTATATTAACAAGAAATATGACGGTTGGGTTAAGATAGTTACATATGAGCAAGCAAGAAGTACCGTATACCAACTCTTTTTCGATGAAGAGTTATCACTAAAGCTAAAGAATACCTTTTTAATGAGCTACATGAGATCCCTCGAACAGAAGCTTTCCACAGAGGATAATACTGATGTAGAAGATAGTATTCCATTCTGGGAGTTTCTTGATATCGAATACGACCAAGATGAAAAGCAATTTCGATTCGTTAGCTATTACACACAGAAACCAAGTTTCCCCAATCTTTTTAAACGATTAATTGGGTCACCAGCAATAAAACAAATATCTGATGAGTTGGAAGATAAAGGCAGCGACCGCATTTATAAACAGGATTGGAGGCAGAGGGAAGAATTACAGTATGAATTAGGGGCTGGAAATGTCATTTACATGCTGTTAGATACAGAGCAAAGGCTGTTATATATTGGTGAGGCGCAAGACCTTATAGAACGATTATCTCGACCATATCCTTCGATAAAGGATTGGAATTATTTCCGATATGATGTTTTACCTGATAGCTTATCACGATTTCGTGTTCAGATTGAACGAATGATGATTAGGGATTTTGCGACCTTAATTAGAAATAAAAGCAAGGTCGATTACATTTCAGATTTTTCAGATTACAAACTTGCTAATGACAAGATAGATCGGTAA
- a CDS encoding serine protease, translating into MFVDAIETVAAFTRTIHSISRNYASTDVQPGAATLFFVNSDGWALTCAHVAKQLQLAEEINKKYEAFKNELASRKGEKTEKQLRKELERKYGYSKRTTVELRNRFMNCIEGELNIEARLHQTVDIALLKFQSFDQLLCNKFPVFPKDTSGLKQGKSICRLGFPFPEFTNFTYDKTNDSIRWTQSGRIDTPRFPIEGMVTRNVKDKGALVAFELSTPGLRGQSGGPAFDVDGKVWGMQSRTSHLDLDFDVDQEVIRGGLPKRVQDSAFLHVGICIHVDILKSFMQDNGVNFKEG; encoded by the coding sequence ATGTTCGTTGATGCGATTGAGACGGTGGCAGCTTTCACACGCACTATTCATTCGATAAGCCGTAACTATGCATCTACCGATGTCCAACCTGGTGCTGCGACCCTTTTCTTTGTCAATTCAGATGGCTGGGCGCTAACTTGTGCTCACGTAGCAAAGCAACTCCAGTTGGCAGAGGAAATCAACAAGAAATACGAAGCATTCAAAAATGAATTGGCCTCTCGTAAGGGAGAAAAAACGGAGAAACAACTCCGAAAGGAGTTAGAGAGGAAATATGGCTATTCCAAGCGAACTACTGTTGAGCTTCGCAATCGCTTTATGAACTGTATTGAAGGCGAATTGAATATTGAAGCCCGTCTCCACCAGACGGTGGATATAGCACTACTGAAATTCCAATCCTTTGATCAATTGTTGTGCAACAAGTTTCCGGTATTTCCAAAGGATACATCCGGTCTAAAGCAAGGCAAGTCTATTTGCCGGCTAGGCTTCCCATTTCCCGAATTTACCAACTTCACTTACGATAAAACTAATGATAGTATTCGCTGGACTCAAAGTGGGCGAATAGATACACCCCGTTTTCCTATTGAAGGTATGGTGACCCGAAATGTTAAAGACAAGGGCGCTCTGGTTGCATTCGAGCTGAGCACACCAGGCCTGCGTGGACAAAGCGGTGGGCCAGCATTTGATGTAGATGGGAAGGTCTGGGGAATGCAGTCGCGTACGAGTCATCTCGATCTTGACTTCGATGTTGATCAAGAAGTGATACGAGGCGGTCTACCAAAGCGTGTTCAAGACAGCGCATTTCTACATGTAGGGATCTGCATACATGTAGATATCTTGAAATCCTTTATGCAGGATAATGGCGTTAATTTCAAAGAAGGATAA
- a CDS encoding Maf family protein: MTALSLVIVLFIELNLQARKAAERLALKKAEAISGANGGQTVVAADTIVVHDGTILGKPRDAEEACDMLCLLRGGEHTVITGVAVLSGGHSYVGHATTTVTMRRYSDEEVAAYIASGDALDKAGAYGIQDPYFKPAERVDGCYLNVVGLPLCTLAGMLKRAGVSLRVRPLWALPPQCQQCEGREELSGGLLD, from the coding sequence GTGACTGCCCTGTCCCTGGTTATTGTACTCTTCATAGAGTTAAACTTACAAGCGCGCAAAGCAGCGGAGCGACTGGCGCTGAAAAAGGCAGAGGCGATTTCAGGGGCAAATGGGGGGCAAACGGTGGTTGCCGCTGATACAATCGTTGTCCATGACGGCACCATATTGGGAAAGCCCCGCGATGCTGAGGAGGCCTGCGATATGCTGTGTCTTCTGCGGGGAGGGGAGCACACCGTTATCACCGGCGTCGCGGTGCTGAGTGGAGGGCACTCGTATGTAGGCCACGCTACAACTACAGTCACCATGCGCCGCTACTCCGATGAGGAGGTCGCTGCCTACATAGCTTCAGGTGACGCTTTGGATAAGGCCGGGGCATACGGCATCCAGGACCCGTATTTCAAGCCGGCGGAGCGGGTGGATGGCTGCTACCTCAACGTGGTGGGGCTCCCGCTCTGCACCCTGGCGGGGATGCTAAAACGGGCCGGCGTTTCGCTGAGGGTGCGGCCCCTGTGGGCGCTGCCTCCCCAGTGCCAGCAGTGCGAGGGGAGGGAGGAGTTGAGTGGGGGGTTGTTAGACTGA
- a CDS encoding malic enzyme-like NAD(P)-binding protein: MNYNIIRTLRCKNANIPGTLGQLTTVIGRTGSEIRNISTVHLGHHYTVRDIEVLIENAKHLEQLVKEISEIGGVSVLQVRDDVLELHKNGKIKMISTVPVNSLDDLYRVYTPGVAEVCRLIMEQESLKYTYTNIGHSVAIVTDGSAVLGWGNIGSVAGMPVMEGKAALLQQLVGISGIPILLDSTDPDEIVETVKHIAPTFGGIQLEDIASPRCFSIEDRLKKELSIPVMHDDQHGTAVVTLAALINACRLSGITLEEARIGLIGLGAAGLSIGRFLLRYTGNPTFGVAKTEASKKRHAEHGGIPSSLSEIMETADIVIATTGVVDLIKPEMVRRGQIIFALSNPYPEITAELAIASGATFAVDGRTVNNLLGYPGIWRGTLDAEATEINYEMYKAAALAIAGEAHQDEIVPKLLDPKVHLAVTHSVAKAAIESGVAERQLDEDYFEDTDFIGPF, encoded by the coding sequence ATCAACTATAATATTATCAGGACCTTGCGCTGCAAAAACGCTAATATTCCGGGCACATTGGGCCAGTTGACGACAGTCATTGGTAGAACTGGCTCAGAGATTAGAAACATATCAACCGTCCATCTGGGGCATCATTATACCGTGAGGGACATTGAGGTACTCATTGAGAACGCAAAACACCTTGAACAACTAGTAAAAGAAATATCTGAGATTGGAGGTGTATCAGTTCTCCAAGTCAGAGATGATGTACTCGAACTTCACAAGAACGGAAAAATCAAGATGATAAGCACTGTTCCCGTCAACTCTCTGGATGACCTCTACAGGGTCTATACCCCAGGGGTGGCCGAGGTATGTAGGCTGATAATGGAGCAGGAGAGCTTGAAGTATACGTACACCAATATTGGCCATTCAGTAGCTATTGTTACCGATGGGTCTGCCGTCCTCGGATGGGGCAATATCGGCTCTGTGGCAGGAATGCCGGTTATGGAAGGGAAAGCTGCTCTGCTCCAGCAGCTGGTGGGGATTAGCGGAATACCTATCCTATTAGACAGTACCGATCCTGATGAGATCGTGGAAACAGTGAAACATATTGCTCCTACATTTGGCGGAATACAGTTAGAAGACATAGCATCACCACGTTGTTTTTCTATTGAAGATAGGCTAAAGAAAGAGCTGAGTATTCCTGTTATGCACGATGACCAGCATGGCACCGCTGTGGTAACGTTGGCAGCTTTGATCAATGCGTGCAGGCTCAGCGGTATCACGCTCGAGGAGGCAAGGATTGGACTCATTGGTCTGGGTGCTGCTGGTCTTTCCATAGGCAGGTTTCTCTTGCGATACACGGGTAATCCTACGTTTGGCGTGGCGAAAACGGAGGCCAGTAAAAAACGACATGCTGAGCATGGAGGTATTCCTTCCAGCCTTAGCGAAATAATGGAAACGGCTGATATAGTTATCGCTACTACCGGTGTAGTGGACCTAATAAAGCCCGAGATGGTAAGACGTGGCCAGATTATTTTCGCGCTATCTAATCCGTATCCAGAAATCACTGCGGAGCTTGCCATAGCATCTGGTGCCACTTTCGCTGTCGATGGTAGGACAGTGAATAACCTGCTGGGCTATCCTGGGATTTGGCGGGGAACACTAGATGCAGAAGCTACCGAGATCAATTACGAGATGTACAAAGCTGCAGCTCTAGCTATTGCAGGTGAGGCACATCAGGATGAAATTGTACCTAAGTTGTTAGATCCCAAGGTACACCTGGCGGTGACTCATAGCGTGGCGAAGGCTGCTATAGAATCGGGCGTTGCTGAGCGCCAACTTGACGAGGATTACTTTGAAGATACCGATTTTATAGGACCTTTTTAA
- a CDS encoding Maf family nucleotide pyrophosphatase yields the protein MVPEERLRVKFTDIAPQGDALARHDGELVFAANGIPGEEAVVLGKRGKRHIVGEVVELITESPHRIAPRCPNFGRCSGCQWQHIDYPFQLALKRGMVERKLMERGNLPDAPVLETLPSPEPWYYRNHARFSVNPLGQLGFVHKNTGDFIPVDLCHLMTPWINSTLATLQGRCAGASQVAMRYGVNTGERLIQPELPVIESGQPSYEEELLGRRFRIASPSFFQVNTPQAERLVELLRDYLHPDGTGLLIDVFAGVGTFAALLAPLVGRVISIEDSAAAVKDAAENMAGLDNIEMLQGRAEEVLPQLEVVPDVAILDPPRAGCRRRALAALIQLSPQRLIYVSCEPATLARDLEILCQGGYRLVAVQPVDMFPQTYHVECVATLVRGDVSPGLVLASASPRRRELLFALGLDFEAVAPPGDEALPASAEDVERVVERLALKKAEAISGAKGPQTVVAADTIVVHDGTILGKPRDAEEARDMLCRLRGGEHIVITGVAVLSGGHSYVGHATTTVTMRRYSDDEIAAYIASGDALDKAGAYGIQDRYFKPAERVDGCYLNVVGLPLCTLAGMLREAGVPLRARPLWALPTQCQQCEGREALCGRL from the coding sequence ATGGTTCCAGAGGAGCGGCTGAGGGTAAAATTCACCGACATCGCGCCGCAGGGCGACGCCCTCGCCCGGCACGATGGTGAGCTGGTGTTCGCCGCCAACGGCATCCCCGGCGAGGAGGCCGTGGTGCTGGGTAAGCGGGGGAAGCGCCATATTGTGGGCGAGGTGGTGGAGCTTATAACGGAGTCGCCCCACCGCATAGCGCCCCGCTGCCCGAACTTCGGCAGGTGCAGCGGCTGCCAGTGGCAGCATATCGATTACCCCTTTCAACTGGCGCTCAAGAGGGGGATGGTGGAGCGGAAGCTTATGGAGCGGGGCAATCTACCCGACGCCCCGGTGCTGGAAACCCTGCCCTCCCCCGAGCCGTGGTACTACCGAAATCACGCCCGCTTCTCCGTTAACCCCCTGGGGCAGCTGGGCTTTGTCCACAAAAATACCGGTGATTTTATCCCCGTCGATCTATGCCACCTGATGACCCCCTGGATCAACTCCACTCTCGCCACGCTGCAGGGGAGGTGTGCCGGTGCCAGCCAGGTGGCGATGCGCTACGGGGTTAATACCGGGGAGCGGCTCATCCAGCCGGAGCTTCCTGTAATCGAATCGGGACAGCCCAGCTATGAGGAGGAGCTCTTGGGGCGGCGCTTTCGCATCGCCTCCCCCTCCTTCTTCCAGGTGAATACACCACAGGCGGAGAGGCTGGTCGAGCTGCTCCGTGACTATCTCCATCCCGATGGCACGGGGCTTCTAATCGATGTCTTCGCCGGGGTGGGCACCTTCGCCGCTCTGCTCGCCCCCCTGGTCGGCAGGGTGATCTCCATCGAGGACTCGGCAGCGGCAGTAAAGGATGCCGCAGAGAATATGGCCGGGCTGGATAACATTGAAATGCTCCAGGGGAGGGCAGAGGAGGTGCTGCCACAGCTTGAGGTGGTTCCCGATGTCGCCATCCTCGACCCGCCTCGCGCGGGCTGCCGCCGCAGGGCGCTCGCCGCACTTATTCAGCTTTCACCGCAGAGGCTCATCTATGTCTCCTGCGAGCCAGCGACCCTGGCGCGCGACCTTGAGATATTATGTCAGGGGGGCTATCGCCTGGTGGCGGTGCAGCCGGTGGATATGTTCCCCCAGACCTACCACGTGGAGTGCGTCGCCACCCTGGTGCGGGGCGATGTATCGCCCGGGCTGGTGCTGGCATCAGCATCGCCGCGCCGCCGCGAGCTTCTTTTTGCCCTGGGTCTGGATTTCGAGGCGGTTGCCCCACCTGGGGATGAGGCTCTACCTGCCAGTGCGGAAGATGTGGAGCGGGTGGTGGAGCGACTGGCGCTGAAAAAGGCAGAGGCGATTTCAGGGGCGAAGGGGCCACAAACGGTGGTTGCCGCCGATACAATCGTTGTCCATGACGGCACCATATTGGGAAAGCCCCGCGATGCTGAGGAGGCACGCGATATGCTGTGTCGTCTGCGGGGAGGGGAGCACATCGTTATCACCGGCGTCGCGGTGCTGAGTGGAGGGCACTCGTATGTAGGCCACGCTACAACTACAGTCACCATGCGCCGCTACTCCGATGATGAGATCGCGGCCTACATCGCTTCAGGTGACGCTTTGGACAAGGCCGGGGCATACGGCATCCAGGACCGGTATTTCAAGCCGGCGGAGCGGGTGGATGGCTGCTACCTCAACGTGGTGGGGCTCCCGCTCTGCACCCTGGCGGGGATGCTAAGGGAGGCTGGCGTTCCGCTGCGGGCGCGGCCCCTGTGGGCGCTGCCGACACAGTGCCAGCAGTGCGAGGGGAGGGAGGCATTGTGTGGTAGGTTATGA